TGTTACAATTCTTGAGCACAGACTATCGGAAAGTTCTGAAGAAATAATCAAACGCTGCCTTGGGAGGTTTTTCCTGGTCCACTGCAGCAGTAGCACCCAGTTACTCCTCACACTGTACTCGCTAGAAACCATGTTCTGTAGgcacccctccctctgccttctgATTTTAGATAGCCTGTCAGCTTTTTATTGGATAGACCGTGTCAGTGGAGGAGAAAGTGTTCACTTACAGGAGTCCACTCTGAAGAAATGTTCCCAACTCCTAGAGAAGCTGGTAACTGAGTATCGGTTGGCTCTTTTTGCAACAACACAAAGTATAATGCAGAAAACCTCAAGCTCAGCAGAAGGGCCTTCTTGTGCCTTTAATCGCCAGAGTGATGTGGATGTAGACTATAGACCCTATCTGTGTAAGGCGTGGCAACAAGTGGTAAAGCACAGAATCTTTTTCTCCAAACAAGATGATTCCAAAACGAGCAACCAGTTTTCTTTAGTTTCACgtcatttaaaaagtaacaacttaaaaaagcatttttttattattggagAAAGTGGTGTTGAGTTTTGTTGATATGTATCATAAGATAGTCTTTTTTGTAGGAtattatgcaaattttaaaacgTCTTTAATAGGCCAAAAGGGTTTGATTCTAAAGTTCTTAAACTCTAAGGGAACTTAACATAACCGTGTTTCTATACAGAATGGATTTCTTAAACTAGTACAGTAGAACCTTAGACTCTTCTTCCCTAGGTTGTTGAAGATTATTCAAAGTGATAATAACAATTAAGCTATATTAAGTTGTTTTAAGACTAAGTAAATAAGATATACATTTCAGTCCAAATAAAGTGGAATATTCTAACTTTGTGTCACATTTCTGGAATTCAGTTAAATACTTGTTTAGGAAAGTTGAAAtgcatttctgatttttcatatGTAACTCCTTTAAGAAGCtgtaaatttggaaaatgtttctGTAGAGCTGTTATTTCTGTAAAGAGGATGAAAACAAGGAGCCTACCCAATCTGCCTTTCACACCAAAGACGATGGAAAGTCAGAGCACTTTGATCTGTTTTACTGAATTCAAAGATGGAGCTGCATTATGCTTGAGtttctgtataatttttaaaatacagggaAATAAGATACCCATTCAAGGAGTTCTGTGAATATTGaaattttcatctttcttgttAAGTGATAGATAAATGCTAAAACTATATAGTAACTGTATGTTACTTGTGTTTTCTTACCTATTTAGAATACTTCAGACATACTCTGAAATGAATTGAAATGTTTCCAGCTGAGAGCTGGACAAGGCTGTATATACTTTGGCCCAGTAATGACCAGAAAGGGGAGCATGCACCTCCAGGGGCACACAAGGTAGTGTAttgtggaagaggaagaaaactttggaactttgatttatatattttaatcgaagaaaagattaaattatatCAATATTTGATATTCAGATTGACCCTGGCACTCACTCAACCTATATATCAGATTGCCTTATGTCACATGTATATTTGAGGTATCctgtgggaaaactggaaagaattGACAGTGGTGTTCTCACAGGTATGTTCATTTATATGTAACCTATTTAGTTAAAATAACTGTACGTTCACTTATCTAACGAAGATTCTTTATAAGGGCTTAAAGGATCATCTTCATAATGCAGGCATAGCAGATGTAGCATCTGCTGTCCATACCTGGAGCTCCTGGAGCTTACCTGCAGTTCCCCAAACCCAAAGACTTCTGAAGGTGTCTCTGGACGCCAGAGCCTGCTGCATGGGGCCCAAACCTGGCAGTCCTTAAGCAGTGAGGGTCAGGATTTGGTAGATGAATGCACCTGCTTCCTCACCCCTCAGTGAGGACAACGACGCATTTCTCAGGGTGGCCCTGGTAGGACTGATTCCCAGTCACGTACAGCAATAATCTGTCCATTAACTCACTGTTTATTGcctcccatccttccctctcacttccccactctCATGGGGCTCCTGGGATTGTCTCCCTAATGAGCAAATCCTTGTCTAGGAGCTACTTTTGTTGTGGGTTGAGGGGGAACCAAACTGTCGGCAGGCGTCAGACTAACAGCCCCTCTAGGCTCAGTATTTGCTCTTTAGCCACATTATGGAATTTAAAATGATGGCATTCTAATTGGCTGTCAAGTTAAATTACATTGGATCACATTACTGTCATTCATACCCGCTTACCTGTGTGCCATCAATAAATGTTCTCTTGCcattaatatacttttaaatatttacatattttatccaTAGTTCATCCTTTTTCagcttatatttttctgtatgttattACATGCAATACATGTTACACAtaagtaatttataaatatttgtatgttgAGGGAATATGCTTATTTTTCCGCCATAAGAGTGTGTGATCAGTAAGAGTGACAATCTCTTGCTGTAATTAAGAGGACTTCTCCTTTTAGCTGTTGAGATGTGAAAATTCTGCTACCTTCCCTGTCAAGCTCTGGGTGTGTGTTACACGTGTTTATGAAAAACTTAGCAACTCTTAGCAGAATTCTGGCCTTGGCTATGATAGGAGTTTCCATTTCTCCTCTGTATCAATGAAGTGCTAATTTAATGGGCTGTTATTCACAGATTTATAACTTATTCTTCAGgaacatgattaaaaaataatgaactttTATATTAACTTAAATTATCAATTATGTATTAATGTGTCAGACCAAAGACTTAGTTATCTTAAAAAGATTTGTTATCTAACATGTTGGAAGGAATTAATCCTGGCTaataaaaaagtcttttaaactAAAAGTTATACCAATGGGATTTCTTGAACACTGTAGAAAAATTAATACTTGTAAAAAGAACCAACCTTAAAGGGGTAGAAGCGGCACATCCTGAGCCACAGGTGGCGGATAATGGGGATGCTGGATGGGACCAGAGGAATAACCGGAGTGAGGACTACGGATCCTAGGATAGTTATCCCATTTACTTGTTTAAAAGGGGGGatcataaaatacatttcttatagGTGCACTTCTCAGGGAGACCATTTAAAACATGCATATGAAAGATGTTTCAGATGTTCATCTGATAAATGCTACAGAAAGTCAAGACAGTGCTCACCTTATCACTTCCATTGTATAAAGTTGTCAGCTTTCAGCTCTCAAATGCTGGATTATTAATATCATTCCAGAAAACTTTGATGCAGACTACTCTTCTGTATGGATTATCTAAGAATGAGGATGAAACAGACATTTTCAGATGAACAGAAACTGAGAATTTACCACCAAAATTGCctcactaaaggaacttctgaaAGATGGACTTCAAGGAGGAAGAATATGATCCCAAAGCCTGAAATGTAAGAAGTAATAGTGAGTAGAGAGAATAGTAAGCACTTGGAGAAATCTAAAGAAATATTGATGGTGTAAAACCACATCCAATTTATGGGAGGAAGAAACGATATAAAGTAGCAATTCTAGGCATCCCATTGCCTATAAGCCTAGTACATAGAAGGTAGgtaattgaaattatatcaatctAAATAGCTTGTATTATTCTGAAGGAGAGTAAAGATATGGACCAAGTTTAGACTTAAGTATTAACTTGACAATTTGAAGAGCTGCttctaaaagaaacaaattaatataTGCTCCAGTAGTATATGTTGAggcaaaagggaaaagagaaaaacaaaaaatgaacaaacacagaaaaagtgGATAGGACAAATGAGCACTAAATAATGCGGTAGAGATAAATCCACTTATAAATGTGTTGAACTCTTCTGTGAAAAATCTTGGGTAATTAGGCTAGAGTTTTAACAATCTGCTATATGCTTTTTAAGGAAATACATCTAAAACCAAGATACAGAAATGTTGAGAGCCTAAAGATTAAAAAGACCGGAAAAGTATCAAAGGAAGCTCCTGGAGCGTATAAATAGACTTTAACTGTGGTAATATTTTCTGTCTTAACTGGTTAATGATGGAAGGTTTAGTTTACATGTCCTTTGTAAGataacttcaaaaatataaagcaaaaatttagaGACtacaaggagaaattgacagtcaCCATCATGGTAGACATTTTAATATACCTGGGAGACCAAGCAGttaaaaaatcagttaaagaGAGAGAATCTAAGCACAAGCTCAAACTTGATGTAATAAACGTATGTAGAACTCTGCAGACAAAATGAGAATGCATATCTTgaacacaaaaggaaaatttatgAAAACTGATCATGTGCTATGAGAAGACATCAAATTTCAGAGAGTCAGTATCATGGagatcatttttcttcattataatgCACTTGTCAGAAGTCGACAACAAAAAGGATAACTAGAAAGTTTccaaatttagaaaaaagtttaaatttctaaataatcAATAGGTCACATAAGAAATCATATTCACAATTAGAAAATACTAACATACAAAttgttagaaaaagaataaacacaaaggACACAGGAGAAAAACTGAGTAGAAATTACTGAAATAGAAGACACGAGAGAAGCAACAAAGTCAAATGACTGCCAAGAGCAAGGGCTCAAACAGTTTTCAGAGCGAACAGGAAGGCATGACTGTAAATAGAGCGGAGACTTTATATCAGTAACAACCGGTATCAGTAAATCtgaaaactgaggcagtggacacATCAAAACAATCTCAAAAAAAAGTCCCTGAAAAATACTGTAATCATTACAAGACTTGAATCAGTAATTTGAACTCTCCCCACAGTCATTTAGGGGGACTTCCAGAAATAGCAGAATATATCGCTACCAAAACAGATCCTCTCTGGAGGATGACAATATCATTCATAGGCctcaagttatttttaaaagtgaattctTAAATGCAGTGTCCAAAATACAATCTAAGGTATTACGACACACAAAAAGGTCTCTATGGGTGAGAAACTGCAGAAAGAAAtgaccacccccgcccccacagACATGAATGTATATATCAACACATCCACAACTCATGCAGACTAAGAATACATGGGAGGAACGCCATGAGTCAGGAGTCGGGTAAATGGAGTGGGTGTTCTAAGGTCTTTACATTGTCTGGGAGAAGGAAAGGTATCAACGTTAGACACTGATAAAGAGATTGCGTCTTATGGTTTCTAGAATAACCACTCAAGAATAGAAAAAAGTTACAATTTTTCACATTAAAGGAATGGACAAAAATCCTCCATTAAATGCGAACTAAGAGAAGGCTGGTATATGTACAGTAATACCAGACAAAAGATACTAAGGTAAGGATAGAAGGTATCTTTACTAGAGGTAAAGAAAAAGTGGAGTTGATAAAACTTTCAATTCACCAGGATAATACAGACATACAAGGGGAATAGAgacattgagaattatgtttggaGATTTTAACACCTGAGTAATTGgtaaacagtaaacaaaacaaaatcagtaaggatactaaaaatagaacaggaTGATCCACAAACACCACACCACTCATCAAGTGcagaatacattatttttcagCATGCTTATAACACTTTTTAGGGACCATGTAGTGGGCCATAAAGCTGTGTCAACAAAATTCAAAGGATTGAAATCACAGAGTAAGTTCTCCAGTGCTGATACAATTACACCAGAAATCAATAACGAAAAGATCATAGAGAATCTGCATATATTTCAAAAGTAAGgaataaacttcaaaataaaatagattgGAGATATcacaatagaaaatataaaatatttaattcactaATGAAATTTATACCAAATATGAGGAGTATTGTTAAAACAATACTtagggggaaatttatagcctTAAACCCTTTTGTTAGATCAGATGAAAGGCTAAAAAAGGAGCTAAATAAGCATTtccttaaagaagaaaatgaatagtAAATTAAATCCCCTTccccaaataaaagaaatgtaataacaaaagcagagataaataaaatgggaaaaacgTAATAAGGGATCAATAAAGCCAatacagaggaggcaagaatatacaatggggaaaagacagcctcttcaatagatggtattgggaaaactggatagctatatGCTAAAGAattcaaactggactactttctcttCAGCATGCACAAAGGTAaattcaagatggattaaagacttaaatgtaagactcctaaaacttctagaagaaaacaggcaggaTGCTCTTTCACAGTGgccttagtaatattttttttggttatatcatctcaggcaagggaaacaaaagcaagaataaacatATGGtgctacatcaaattaaaaagcttttgcacagtgaaggaaactgtcaacaaaacagaaaggccacctactgaatggaagaagatatttgcaaatgatatatctgatgaggggttaatatccaaaatatacaaagatctcatacaacatcaaaaaaccaacccaattaaaaaatggacagaggatctaaatagacattcatccaaagaagacatacagatggccaacaggaaaagatgctcaacctcactaattatcagggaaatccaaatcaaaaccacagtgagatgccacctcacacctgtcaaaatggctgttATAAAAAGACAttgaataacaaatgttggtgagggtgtgcaGAAAGGGGAACCCtagtgcactgctggtgggaatgtaaattggtgcagccactatggagaacagtatggagattcctcaaaaaattaaaaatagagctaccatatgatccagcatttccactcctgaagaaaatgaaaacactaattagaaaagatagatgcaccccatgttcattgctgcattatttacagtagccatgatacggaagcaaccttatgtgcccatcagtagatgaatggataaagaagatgtggaatgtacacacacacacacacacacacacacacacacacacacaaaatggaatatcactcataaaacaaatgaaatcttggatttccctggtggcacagtggttaagaatctgcctcccaatgcacgggacacaggtttgaaccctggtctgggaagatcccacatgccgcggagcaactaagcccatgcgccacaactactgagcctgcactctagagcccgcgagccacaactactgagcccgtgtgccacaactactgaagcccacgcacctagagcctgtgctccgcaacaagagaagccagcgcagtgagaagcctgagcaccgcaacgaatagtagcccccactcgctgcaactagagaaaagcccacgcgcagcaacaaagacccaatgcagccaaaattaaataactttatttgaaaaaaaaaactgaaatcttgccatttgtaacaacatgaatggacctagaggttattatgttaagtaaaataagtgggacaaagacaaatactgtatcatttcactcatatctggaatctaaaaaaacaaatgaacaaacataaaacagaaacagtcatagatacagggaacaaacaggtggtcaccagaggggagagggttagggggatgagagaaataggtgagggaggttaagaggtacaaacttccagttgcaaaataaatgagtcacaggtatgaaatgtgcagtgtggggaatacagtcaataattatgtaatatctttggtgACGGGTGGTAACTAAAcctatcatggtgatcattttgaaatgtatagaaatatcaaatcactatgttgtgtaacaggaactagcATAGTGTGGTaagccaattatacttcaaaaacaaactcatagaaaaagaggtcaTACTTGTGGTTACTAGAGGTAGGGGGTGGGCAtggggggaactggatgaaggccgtcaaaggtacaaacttccaggtataagTACCAGGggtgtaatatacaacatgactAATTAACACTGCTGGATGTTGTGTAGGAAAGTTGTCAAGAGAGTGAACGgtgagagttctcatcacaaggataaaatattttttctgtgtctttaattttgtatctatatgagatgatggatgttcgcTACACTTACTGAGGTAATCATTTCAtggtgtatgtaagtcaaatcattatgttgtacaccttaaacttacacggtgctgtatgtcaaatatatctcaaaactggaagaaaaaagacatatatatatgtgtgtgtgtgtatatatatatatatataaagaacactaaagacagtcaacaaacaattcaattaaatgtaaatagcatCATGACcaagttgggtttatcccagaaCTCAAGGTGGGCCTAGCATTTGAAAATCGGTAAAGTTTGCCACATAAACTAGATTAAAGGGGGAAAAGTTAAGATACCAAACAatgcagaaaaagtgtttgataaaattcagttaTTTCATGATGTCACTGTAAGTTTCTCACGAAGagattaaagtaaaaattaatgtgAGTACATCAGTAGATACAGAGAAGgctttaataaaattcaacatctttttacaatattaagtcttcctgtAGAATAGAAGAGAATTTCCTGGAACTGATAAAAGGTATCTACAAAAACCCCACAGTAAACATTACTAAATAGTGAAACAGTAGAAGCATTACCTTTAAAAtgaagaacaagacaaaaatgtctGCCATCACTTTCGACATTGTACTGAAAGGGTCCACACAGTAAGGCACGGAAAATGAATAAAAGGTGTCAGGAAGAAACAAAGTTGTCATTATTGTAAGATTGTACGGTTGTGTACATGGAAACCCAAAAGCCATCTGTAAATAGATATTAGAATTAAGAGTTTAGCAAATGTGTTAGTTAAAAGatcaacatttaaatatttctaaataccaGCAACAGGAttagaaaaatggaattttaaaagtacacaaTTTCAatcataactaaaaataaaagatacctgGAAATCTCACAAAAATATGCAAGACCTTTTGGAGAAAATCACAAGGCTAtattgaaagaaactaaagaaaaccTAAACAAATGGAGAGTGGTAGCATGTTCATAGACTGAGAGACTCAGTATTATAAAGACATCAATTCTGCCACTGATTAATTGATCCAGTGCAATTCCTGTCAAAATCCTAacaaagtatttttgttttctttcattttggaaCTTAAATGATTCTTAAATTTAGCAGAGCAAGGAACCAAGGACAGCCAAGACCCTTGTATCAGTTCAGGTCTTCTAGGAGACAGATGCAAAAATGTGGCTAGAAGTGTGAGATGTAAAGGATAAAGAGAAGAAGCAGGAATAGGCAGGGAGAGCCTTCAGAGTGTGCTGCAGGTCTGACACCTGtgggtggaggaaggaaggaaggactggCAGGAAGAGCTTTAGACTGTCTGCACAGCCCAGAAAATCTTGGCCTGACCACAGGGAACGCCGGTGCGAAGACTGTAGAGGGTCCTACATTGGGCCAGTCCTTAGGACTCCTGCCTTGCTCGGGCATTGGTTAGCTGCCTGGGAAGGACAGGCTCAATTGCTGCAGCAGATCCAGAAGATGCTTTAGGGGGAGGCTGTTTACTAACCCCACCCATTGTGGCAGATTCACTCTCAAAGGAAATCTGAGTggtgcacttctttttttttttttttaaattatttattatcatttatctTTGGCCGCATtaggccttcgttgctgtgcatgggctttctctagttacggtgagcgggggctactctttgttgggatgcgtgggcttctctttttgtggagcatgggctctaggcatgcaggcttcagtagttgtggtgcgcgggctcagtagttgtggcgcgcgggcttagttactctgcggcatgtgggatcttcccggaccagggcttgaacccttgtccccctgcattggcaggcagattcttaaccactgcgccaccagggaagccccgagtggTGCACTTCTAATGCTGCTCTGTGTTCTGAAAGAAGACTGAGGTAGGGAGCCTTACCCTATTATGTGGAAAGATATTATATAGCTAAAGTAATTAAGATTGTGTCTTATTGGTACAAGGATAAGCAAGTAGAACAGCATAGAGCAGCAGAACAAACCCACCCAAGTATGGAGCTTAATACATGTCAGAAGTAGCAAATCACTGTGGGAAGGATGGACTGTTCACATTGTAGCAAGGATGGATGacgtggaaaaaaatgaaactggacctttatatatatatatttgaaaaatctatttcaatggttaaaga
The genomic region above belongs to Lagenorhynchus albirostris chromosome 8, mLagAlb1.1, whole genome shotgun sequence and contains:
- the XRCC2 gene encoding DNA repair protein XRCC2 gives rise to the protein MCSDFHRSESGTELLARLEGRSSLKEIEPHLFADEDSPVHGDILEFHGPEGTGKTEMLYHLTARCILPKSEGGLEVEVLFIDTDYHFDILRLVTILEHRLSESSEEIIKRCLGRFFLVHCSSSTQLLLTLYSLETMFCRHPSLCLLILDSLSAFYWIDRVSGGESVHLQESTLKKCSQLLEKLVTEYRLALFATTQSIMQKTSSSAEGPSCAFNRQSDVDVDYRPYLCKAWQQVVKHRIFFSKQDDSKTSNQFSLVSRHLKSNNLKKHFFIIGESGVEFC